Proteins encoded within one genomic window of Acipenser ruthenus chromosome 32, fAciRut3.2 maternal haplotype, whole genome shotgun sequence:
- the LOC117415405 gene encoding DELTA-stichotoxin-Hcr4a-like — protein MAAGSRAVTAEEISRNIQTNRNITISIENNCDFSLTNPRIYTFSGYNLNPPQPTIKKESTAVCSFSKTSYTARGSVGVLTYDVIKNNDPVECIAMMFSVPFDYNWYKNWFAIGSFSVGKTCDHALYNQMYHKGEDGFIRRQATDGIIEFTGKAVVIKATMSAAGRSIMKIEVWNKRTCA, from the exons ATGGCAGCTGGATCTAGAGCCGTAACAGCAGAGGAAATCTCCAGAAATATACAGACAAACAGAAATATTACCATTTCAATTGAAAACAACTGTGATTTCTCTCTAACAAACCCAAG GATTTACACTTTCAGTGGATATAATTTAAATCCTCCTCAGCCAACCATCAAAAAAGAATCCACGGCCGTGTGTTCCTTCAGCAAAACCAGTTATACAGCACGTGGAAGTGTGGGCGTCTTAACCTACGATGTCATCAAGAACAATGATCCTGTCGAATGCATTGCCATGATGTTTTCTGTACCATTTGATTACAATTGGTATAAAAACTGGTTCGCTATAGGGTCCTTTAGTGTTGGAAAAACCTGTGATCATGCCTTATACAATCAAATGTATCACAAGGGGGAGGATGGTTTCATCAGAAGACAAGCAACAGATGGGATCATAGAGTTTACTGGGAAAGCTGTTGTAATAAAAGCCACAATGTCTGCCGCCGGCAGGTCAATAATGAAAATTGAAGTGTGGAACAAACGTACATGTGCTTGA
- the LOC117415362 gene encoding interferon-induced very large GTPase 1-like, whose amino-acid sequence MMEKETSEGEHQKESDQDRKELEKKLQDVGIDPHIWLPRLRGHLNITRAQALQYVGFKDYQKLQHYCEHEWEKEALQKLLNIQEKESQSKKRRDDQSKQSKKLQDEWSEAFKKRQQEARSALNELQHMQEKGRNRNDDIVKEKEEQLQLALQVPKEYWMHSGVPLQDLIKNMHNQLDLADCSVLKRDHLSDEEVLKCASGGLALEGIYKSNQLEDAMVKRERLLDVPESFSFSGPEQMPLLNQQDVSSREAESTFRKAMENPGIDFYFLRRQSAG is encoded by the exons ATGATGGAGAAG GAGACATCAGAAGGAGAACATCAGAAGGAGTCTGATCAAGACCGGAAAGAGCTTGAGAAGAAGCTCCAGGATGTCGGGATCGATCCACACATCTGGCTACCGAGACTGCGGGGGCATCTTAACATTACCAGAGCACAAGCTTTACAATACGTGGGCTTCAAGGACTATCAGAAATTACAACATTACTGTGAGCATGAATGGGAAAAAGAGGCCCTCCAAAAACTCCTCAATATACAAGAGAAGGAGTCTCAGTCAAAAAAGAGGCGGGATGATCAGTCAAAACAGTCAAAAAAGTTGCAGGATGAGTGGTCCGAGGCATTTAAAAAGAGACAGCAGGAGGCCAGGTCTGCACTCAATGAGCTTCAACATATGCAAGAAAAAGGAAGAAATCGTAATGATGACATTGTGAAGGAAAAAGAAGAGCAGCTTCAGCTGGCCTTACAGGTACCCAAAGAATACTGGATGCATTCTGGGGTACCGCTTCAGGATCTGATAAAGAACATGCATAACCAGTTAGACCTTGCAGATTGTTCAGTGTTAAAAAGAGATCATCTATCTGATGAAGAGGTTTTGAAGTGTGCTTCAGGAGGACTTGCTTTGGAGGGGATTTACAAATCTAATCAACTGGAGGATGCTATGGTGAAACGAGAGCGCCTTCTGGATGTCCCTGAGTCTTTCTCTTTCTCCGGCCCTGAACAGATGCCTCTGCTCAATCAACAAGACGTTTCTTCCCGTGAAGCAGAATCTACTTTTAGGAAAGCCATGGAAAATCCCGGGATAGACTTTTATTTTCTGAGAAGA CAATCAGCCGGGTAA